From one Desulfurobacterium thermolithotrophum DSM 11699 genomic stretch:
- a CDS encoding FtsW/RodA/SpoVE family cell cycle protein, protein MQDNRKLAFTIFFISIILSLAGILFVYTGSYFYCVKRGIAPYSYALKQGIAFIMGVTISFLIYKYFDYRNLANKKSLWILYGIANFLLITVLLFGKEINNSKSWIIIGGFSIQPAEIAKVLVILFVSGYIKYKWYEIQNSLKIFIGFIFLSFFPVFLILLEKDLGSAMILSIVIFAILFITGLNLRYILLPTLLGTVMFTIAVITAPYRVARIKMLFDPAQYFHASGKYNSYQLVQAFVAFAKGGLTGMGIGQGEQSKLLFLTFSFSDFMYAHIAEETGLIGAILVLFAFLTILYLGISIADRTDEKSGKFMALGLTLYIFLQGIVHMGVNLGLIPTTGITLPFMSLGGTSLISMFMAVGFLMSIAKSLPKEEKINLRIMEKGKYA, encoded by the coding sequence TTGCAGGATAATAGAAAATTAGCTTTTACAATATTCTTTATTTCAATTATCTTATCTCTTGCTGGTATTTTATTTGTCTATACAGGTAGTTACTTTTACTGTGTAAAACGTGGAATTGCTCCTTATTCTTATGCTTTAAAACAAGGAATTGCTTTTATTATGGGAGTAACAATTTCTTTCCTAATATATAAGTACTTTGACTATAGAAATTTAGCAAATAAAAAATCTTTATGGATTTTGTATGGAATTGCTAATTTTCTTCTTATCACTGTTCTTTTGTTTGGTAAAGAGATAAATAACTCCAAAAGTTGGATAATCATTGGAGGCTTTTCAATACAACCTGCCGAAATAGCAAAAGTTTTAGTAATTCTCTTTGTTTCTGGCTACATAAAATACAAGTGGTATGAGATTCAAAATTCTTTAAAGATATTCATAGGCTTTATTTTTCTTTCCTTTTTCCCGGTTTTTCTCATTCTTCTTGAAAAAGACTTAGGTTCAGCTATGATTCTTTCAATTGTTATTTTTGCTATTTTATTTATTACTGGTCTTAATCTTCGTTACATTTTACTTCCAACACTGCTTGGTACAGTTATGTTTACTATTGCAGTTATTACGGCTCCTTACAGAGTAGCAAGAATAAAAATGCTTTTTGACCCAGCTCAGTACTTTCACGCTTCAGGAAAGTACAATAGTTATCAATTAGTTCAAGCCTTTGTAGCTTTTGCAAAAGGTGGATTAACAGGAATGGGAATTGGTCAAGGAGAACAATCAAAACTTCTCTTTTTGACCTTTTCCTTCAGTGACTTTATGTATGCCCACATTGCAGAAGAAACAGGCCTTATAGGTGCAATTTTAGTTCTTTTTGCTTTTTTGACTATACTTTACTTGGGAATTTCTATAGCAGATAGAACTGATGAAAAGTCAGGAAAATTTATGGCACTTGGGCTCACTCTTTATATTTTTCTTCAGGGAATAGTCCATATGGGAGTTAACCTGGGTCTTATCCCAACTACTGGAATAACTCTTCCTTTTATGAGTCTTGGAGGAACCTCTTTAATTTCAATGTTTATGGCTGTAGGATTTCTTATGAGTATTGCAAAATCTTTACCAAAAGAAGAAAAGATAAACCTTAGAATAATGGAAAAGGGGAAGTACGCTTGA
- a CDS encoding TolC family protein, whose translation MKSKLVAFFLLLTSSAYGITLEKAIETALKKNNLILAKRYELKEKESNLKISKLHLLPTIDLYSEYNKTTDPPYAIMNRMEVHDLNMVSTNFNDPGKSQLFKTGVRATVPIWFGGKLRINTDLKKKEVEATKKQLKKDIEKVIFDVVNAYYNLLTAKAFVETAQLAVKDAEKRLKDAEVTYRSGLGLKSDYLRAKVYLKEMEENLVKAKSNYEIAKRALNLAIGLPISHQIEVNEDLTFKNFQFNLSDLIKTALRNRPELKELRVKLSQAKDMERLARSDFSPRIGAFGDYFIASDKAPWNKENSSWVFGVQASLNIFDGGIKFEKLRKSRISQLKIKEYIEKAKKGIEFEVSKAYFRFQEAKKRVELAEEAIKEAQESLRIVEKRYKNGLATISELLDTQTALNQARSNYVAALSAYRRAVAEIYYAEGILKNRYFDLAN comes from the coding sequence ATGAAATCGAAGTTAGTTGCTTTTTTTCTGCTTTTAACAAGCAGTGCTTATGGAATTACCCTTGAGAAGGCTATAGAAACAGCACTTAAAAAGAACAATCTTATTCTTGCAAAAAGATATGAACTAAAAGAGAAAGAATCTAATTTGAAAATTTCTAAACTTCATCTTCTTCCAACTATTGATCTCTATTCAGAATACAATAAGACAACTGATCCTCCTTATGCCATAATGAACAGAATGGAAGTTCATGATTTAAACATGGTAAGCACAAACTTTAACGATCCTGGTAAATCTCAGCTTTTTAAAACGGGAGTAAGAGCAACTGTTCCTATATGGTTTGGTGGAAAGCTAAGAATAAACACAGATCTTAAAAAGAAAGAAGTAGAAGCAACTAAAAAGCAGCTAAAAAAGGATATCGAGAAAGTTATTTTTGATGTTGTTAACGCTTACTACAATCTTTTGACAGCAAAAGCTTTTGTTGAGACAGCTCAACTTGCAGTGAAAGATGCTGAAAAACGTTTAAAAGATGCTGAAGTTACTTATAGATCAGGACTTGGTCTAAAGTCAGATTATCTTAGAGCAAAAGTTTATCTTAAAGAAATGGAAGAAAACTTGGTAAAAGCAAAAAGTAATTATGAAATAGCAAAGAGAGCTCTAAACTTAGCAATAGGATTACCAATATCTCATCAAATAGAAGTTAACGAGGATCTTACCTTTAAAAATTTTCAGTTTAACCTTAGTGATCTTATAAAAACTGCTTTAAGGAATAGACCTGAACTTAAAGAGTTAAGAGTGAAACTTTCTCAAGCCAAAGATATGGAAAGACTTGCTAGGTCTGATTTTTCACCACGTATTGGAGCTTTTGGCGATTATTTCATAGCAAGTGATAAAGCTCCTTGGAATAAAGAAAATTCCAGTTGGGTCTTTGGAGTGCAAGCGTCTCTAAATATTTTTGATGGTGGTATTAAATTTGAAAAATTGAGAAAGTCAAGAATTTCCCAACTTAAAATTAAAGAATACATAGAAAAAGCAAAAAAGGGAATAGAGTTTGAGGTTTCAAAGGCATACTTTAGATTCCAGGAAGCAAAAAAAAGAGTCGAATTAGCGGAAGAAGCAATAAAGGAAGCCCAAGAATCTCTTAGAATTGTTGAGAAACGATACAAGAATGGACTTGCAACTATATCAGAGCTCCTTGACACTCAAACTGCTCTAAATCAGGCAAGAAGTAACTATGTAGCAGCTTTATCAGCTTATAGACGAGCTGTTGCTGAAATCTACTATGCAGAAGGTATCCTCAAAAATCGTTACTTTGACCTTGCTAATTAG
- a CDS encoding transposase, which yields MQSNRVLNIRISGKERKEKVRKLLLDLAHFKNLLILLIRRYKELYGYYPTDQSILYGLIKEGEYSSKKEEKLKSFREVKENILKDEELTRFLKALKEQKKKTDNNYILQQVIRDVVKSFKSYRKAYKEYLKSPKKFKGTPRSPKPKKLKYLMNFSVELNVNTFKRLEDSILISLRINNKEFLKVKLPKDFDFEVKSIRLKLFGTDVYADVVYKAELPKVEKTGKHVAGIDLGLNNLITLLSTNKDLKSFIVSGKEIKAFNQWYNKEKSKLQSEIDTIRNKLSQVEDEKEGESLKQLITEKLIRLKELSAYRKRKIDNDFHKISRKVVDVLKATDHKKLYIGKGATESKDGVNLGKKNNQHFCINSVQETNRTYQIQSGRIRDKGF from the coding sequence ATGCAATCAAATAGAGTTTTGAACATTAGAATATCGGGAAAAGAGAGGAAAGAAAAGGTCAGGAAACTCCTACTTGACCTTGCTCACTTTAAAAACCTCTTAATACTTCTTATCAGGAGATACAAAGAGCTTTACGGATACTATCCGACTGACCAGTCAATCCTCTACGGACTCATAAAAGAAGGAGAATATTCCTCTAAGAAAGAAGAAAAACTCAAAAGTTTTAGAGAGGTTAAAGAAAACATCTTAAAAGATGAAGAACTTACGAGATTCTTAAAAGCTCTAAAAGAGCAGAAAAAGAAAACCGACAACAATTACATTCTTCAGCAGGTTATAAGAGACGTAGTGAAAAGTTTCAAAAGCTACAGGAAAGCATACAAAGAGTATCTAAAAAGTCCGAAAAAATTCAAAGGGACTCCCAGATCTCCAAAACCGAAGAAGCTAAAGTATTTGATGAACTTTTCGGTAGAACTCAACGTAAACACGTTTAAACGTTTAGAGGACAGCATCCTGATAAGCTTAAGAATCAACAACAAAGAATTTCTGAAAGTAAAACTACCCAAAGACTTTGACTTTGAAGTCAAGAGTATAAGACTGAAACTTTTTGGAACAGACGTTTATGCAGATGTTGTTTACAAAGCAGAACTTCCGAAAGTAGAAAAGACAGGAAAGCACGTAGCAGGTATAGACTTGGGACTCAACAACCTGATAACACTCCTTTCAACAAACAAAGACCTTAAGAGCTTTATAGTTTCGGGAAAAGAGATAAAAGCATTCAACCAGTGGTATAACAAAGAAAAGAGCAAACTCCAATCGGAAATAGACACCATCAGGAACAAGCTTTCGCAAGTAGAAGATGAAAAAGAAGGAGAAAGCTTAAAACAGTTAATTACAGAAAAACTTATAAGACTCAAAGAACTATCGGCATACAGAAAGAGGAAAATAGACAACGACTTTCACAAGATAAGCAGGAAGGTAGTTGACGTTCTAAAAGCTACTGACCACAAAAAGCTCTACATAGGGAAAGGAGCGACAGAGAGTAAGGACGGAGTGAATCTTGGAAAGAAAAACAACCAGCATTTTTGTATCAATTCCGTTCAGGAGACTAATAGAACTTATCAAATACAAAGCGGAAGAATTAGGGATAAAGGTTTTTGA
- a CDS encoding nicotinamidase yields MVKVTYCDALIVVDVQKDFLPGGALPVPEGDKVIGPLNRYIELFVSKGQPIFATRDWHPENHISFKENGGLWPKHCVQWSEGACFAKELNLPPDTFIINKGDRPELEAYSGFQGTLLDTLLRERGIKRVFIGGLATDYCVKNTVLGALNLGYVVFFLEDASRGVDVTLGDSKRAKEEMLEKGAIALKFEDLK; encoded by the coding sequence ATGGTTAAGGTAACCTATTGTGATGCTCTCATAGTCGTTGATGTTCAAAAAGATTTTCTTCCAGGAGGAGCTCTACCTGTTCCAGAAGGTGATAAAGTTATTGGACCGCTGAATAGATACATAGAGCTTTTTGTTTCTAAAGGTCAACCTATTTTTGCAACTCGGGATTGGCATCCTGAAAACCACATTTCTTTCAAGGAAAACGGAGGTCTTTGGCCAAAACACTGTGTACAATGGAGTGAGGGAGCTTGCTTTGCAAAAGAGCTTAATCTTCCACCCGATACTTTCATAATAAACAAAGGAGATAGACCAGAACTTGAAGCGTATTCAGGTTTTCAAGGAACACTTCTTGACACCTTACTACGAGAAAGAGGAATAAAAAGAGTATTTATTGGTGGATTAGCAACAGACTACTGTGTAAAGAACACTGTTTTAGGAGCTTTAAACTTAGGATATGTTGTTTTCTTTTTAGAAGATGCATCAAGAGGAGTTGATGTGACCTTAGGAGACAGTAAAAGAGCAAAAGAAGAAATGTTAGAAAAAGGAGCAATTGCTTTAAAGTTTGAAGATTTAAAATAA
- the murG gene encoding undecaprenyldiphospho-muramoylpentapeptide beta-N-acetylglucosaminyltransferase, translating into MKVLLGGGGTGGHLFPCLAVAEKLLELGHEVFYIGTVNGIEGRKRELLPEKYKLLNVKGVRGKGIKSIFNVFITFKAVQGALKIVREFKPDKVVLFGGYVSFPLGISAKITGTPLILQEQNSIPGRTNKLLSIFSEKVLIGYKSAEKFFGKKAVFTGNPTRKEIVLAAENKETIKKEILEELGLNSYKKTLLVVGGSQGALWLNEIMKKTVPFISKYSDKLQVVHITGEGKSLELQSIYEKAGITARVFPFFEKIWKLYVVADGAISRSGALAVSEISLFGIPTLFVPFPYAVDDHQYYNAKELQERGGCILKRQEELTPDSLSKIIENLLFDIIISKKLSENIKKFGVRDSTEKIVKEILKDG; encoded by the coding sequence TTGAAAGTTCTTTTAGGAGGCGGAGGTACTGGAGGACACCTTTTTCCGTGTCTTGCAGTTGCAGAAAAATTGTTAGAACTTGGACATGAAGTTTTCTACATCGGAACTGTAAATGGTATTGAAGGAAGGAAAAGAGAACTTTTGCCAGAAAAATATAAGCTTCTTAACGTTAAAGGAGTTAGAGGAAAAGGAATTAAAAGCATTTTTAATGTTTTTATAACTTTCAAGGCCGTACAAGGAGCTCTCAAAATAGTAAGAGAATTTAAACCAGACAAAGTTGTTCTCTTTGGTGGTTACGTTTCTTTTCCCTTAGGAATCTCTGCCAAAATAACAGGAACTCCACTTATTCTTCAAGAACAAAACAGCATTCCTGGTAGAACAAACAAACTACTTTCTATATTCTCAGAGAAAGTTCTCATCGGATATAAGAGTGCAGAAAAGTTCTTTGGGAAAAAAGCAGTTTTTACCGGAAATCCTACAAGAAAAGAAATTGTCTTAGCAGCAGAAAATAAGGAAACGATAAAGAAGGAGATACTAGAAGAATTAGGACTTAATTCCTATAAAAAAACTCTTTTAGTAGTTGGAGGAAGTCAGGGAGCTCTTTGGCTCAACGAAATTATGAAAAAAACAGTACCTTTTATTTCAAAATACTCTGATAAACTGCAAGTTGTTCATATTACAGGTGAAGGTAAATCTTTGGAACTTCAGTCTATTTATGAAAAAGCCGGTATTACTGCAAGAGTTTTTCCGTTTTTTGAAAAGATTTGGAAGCTTTATGTAGTAGCAGATGGAGCAATTTCAAGATCGGGAGCTCTTGCAGTTTCTGAAATTTCACTCTTTGGCATACCAACCTTATTTGTACCTTTTCCTTACGCAGTTGATGATCATCAGTACTACAATGCTAAGGAACTACAAGAAAGAGGTGGTTGTATACTGAAAAGACAAGAAGAGCTTACTCCAGACTCTCTCTCAAAAATAATAGAAAATCTTCTCTTTGATATAATCATTTCAAAGAAGCTTTCTGAAAACATAAAAAAATTTGGAGTCAGAGATTCTACTGAAAAAATAGTTAAAGAGATACTGAAAGATGGATAG
- a CDS encoding transposase, giving the protein MERKTTSIFVSIPFRRLIELIKYKAEELGIKVFEIEEPFTSKTSPFADIFEVKRIGKEYLKAKEEGDKDLLKELLIKLKKLTQAVRRRRGVLKDKVLDKIFNADCVGAYNIIRVGENSPRLIKDLKLLFIKLCNPIRFKLTDFLYKVSCESLCECRGIAGSSSLLSRVESF; this is encoded by the coding sequence TTGGAAAGAAAAACAACCAGCATTTTTGTATCAATTCCGTTCAGGAGACTAATAGAACTTATCAAATACAAAGCGGAAGAATTAGGGATAAAGGTTTTTGAAATAGAAGAACCATTTACCTCAAAGACCTCACCCTTTGCAGACATATTTGAGGTCAAAAGAATAGGGAAAGAATATCTAAAAGCGAAAGAAGAAGGGGATAAGGATTTACTTAAAGAACTCCTCATCAAGCTTAAAAAACTTACGCAAGCTGTTAGGAGACGCAGAGGAGTTTTAAAAGACAAAGTTTTAGACAAGATTTTCAATGCTGACTGTGTAGGAGCATACAACATAATCAGAGTGGGAGAGAACTCCCCAAGACTGATTAAGGACTTGAAACTTTTGTTTATTAAGCTCTGTAATCCGATTAGATTTAAGTTGACAGATTTTCTCTACAAAGTATCCTGCGAGTCTCTCTGCGAATGCAGGGGGATAGCGGGTAGTAGTTCGCTTTTAAGCAGGGTTGAGTCCTTTTGA
- the scpB gene encoding SMC-Scp complex subunit ScpB → MDRTKRTIEAAIFLSQEPVALEKLSEKLGLEIKEVERVIEELLEEYKSRGIILRKVAGGYKFFTAPDLSDFLKPFIEDKPVKLSRHLLEVLAIIAYKQPITKKEIAQIRGQNPDGAIKSLLEKGLIEVAGRSDSPGRPKLYRTTKEFLYHFGLESIDDLPEISLEEVLDEQSY, encoded by the coding sequence ATGGATAGGACAAAAAGGACTATAGAAGCAGCAATTTTTCTATCTCAAGAACCTGTCGCACTAGAGAAACTCTCAGAAAAGTTGGGACTGGAGATAAAAGAGGTAGAAAGAGTTATCGAAGAGCTTCTAGAAGAGTACAAAAGTAGAGGTATTATCCTTAGAAAAGTTGCAGGGGGATACAAATTTTTCACAGCTCCTGACCTTTCAGATTTTCTTAAGCCTTTTATAGAAGACAAACCTGTTAAACTGTCAAGACATCTACTTGAAGTTTTAGCAATTATTGCTTACAAGCAACCTATAACAAAGAAGGAAATAGCACAGATAAGGGGACAAAACCCAGATGGTGCTATTAAATCTCTTCTTGAAAAAGGATTAATTGAAGTTGCAGGAAGATCAGATTCTCCAGGAAGACCTAAGCTTTACAGAACCACTAAAGAATTTCTTTATCATTTTGGTCTTGAAAGCATAGATGATCTTCCTGAAATTAGCTTAGAGGAAGTTTTAGATGAACAGAGCTACTGA
- a CDS encoding UPF0280 family protein: MIKKPKPEKRFYRKLIRKKEFLSFELVAGESDIWVSIPKKEVADLKFLKEILTDYLISLRSQILSYSERFPKFLKSLKPLKVDLLAPSIVKEMAVASAKVGVGPMAGVAGAVNKFVGKRLKSLGISQFIVENGGDVFISSSEPIVSAILTGNPNIDGKLGIEIPPGEWGLCSSSSKIGHSLSLGYTQIATVLSTDPILSDCVATFLGNSKTEEEFVKRCRSISDIEGTIGLVNGKFVVFGNLKLVKLS, encoded by the coding sequence ATGATAAAAAAACCGAAGCCAGAAAAGCGTTTTTACCGAAAGCTAATAAGGAAGAAAGAATTTCTTTCTTTTGAACTCGTAGCTGGAGAAAGTGATATTTGGGTTTCTATTCCTAAGAAAGAAGTTGCTGATTTGAAGTTTCTTAAGGAAATTCTTACCGATTATTTAATTTCATTAAGAAGTCAAATTTTATCTTACAGTGAAAGATTTCCCAAGTTTTTGAAATCATTAAAACCTCTTAAGGTAGATCTTTTAGCTCCTTCAATAGTAAAAGAGATGGCTGTTGCATCAGCGAAAGTGGGTGTCGGTCCTATGGCAGGAGTAGCTGGTGCGGTTAACAAGTTCGTAGGCAAAAGGCTAAAGTCCTTAGGAATATCACAGTTTATAGTTGAAAATGGTGGAGATGTCTTTATTTCAAGTTCTGAACCTATAGTTTCAGCTATCTTAACTGGAAATCCTAATATAGATGGAAAACTTGGAATAGAAATTCCTCCAGGGGAATGGGGACTCTGTAGTTCTTCAAGTAAAATAGGACATTCTTTAAGTTTGGGATATACTCAGATTGCAACTGTTTTATCTACTGATCCTATACTTTCAGATTGTGTTGCTACGTTTCTTGGAAATAGTAAAACGGAAGAAGAGTTTGTAAAGAGATGTAGGTCTATATCTGATATTGAGGGAACTATAGGATTAGTAAATGGAAAATTCGTGGTTTTTGGTAACTTGAAACTTGTAAAGCTTTCTTGA
- the proC gene encoding pyrroline-5-carboxylate reductase — MNARVGFIGGGNMAEAFIDAFINGEFLLPNQVFVSDINRKRLKYLEEKYGIKTFSNNIQVSVNSDIIFLAVKPQIMTSILREIAETISPTQIIVSMAAGYPIKKIEELIGNDKKIVRIMPNILIKVRKGITALCHNFRLLDEDLKLVESLLSSCSEVVSVDEKLFDGVTALSGSGPAFIFLMIEALSDGGVKVGLPREVALKLAIETIIGSAIMVKLGEHPEVLKDKVTSPAGTTIAGLSALEENRTRYAFMKAIEEAYKRSIEITKLIKEM; from the coding sequence ATGAATGCAAGGGTAGGTTTTATAGGTGGTGGAAACATGGCTGAAGCTTTTATTGATGCTTTTATTAATGGAGAATTTCTTCTACCGAATCAAGTTTTTGTTTCTGACATAAATAGAAAAAGGCTTAAGTACTTAGAAGAAAAATATGGTATTAAAACTTTTAGTAATAACATTCAGGTGTCTGTAAATTCTGATATTATTTTTCTTGCAGTTAAACCTCAAATAATGACCTCTATTTTAAGAGAAATAGCAGAAACCATTTCACCTACTCAAATAATCGTTTCAATGGCTGCGGGATATCCAATAAAAAAGATAGAAGAATTAATAGGGAATGACAAAAAAATTGTAAGAATAATGCCAAACATTCTTATAAAGGTAAGAAAAGGAATAACTGCATTATGTCATAATTTTAGACTTCTTGATGAAGATTTGAAACTTGTAGAAAGTCTTCTCTCTAGCTGTTCTGAAGTTGTCAGTGTGGATGAAAAACTTTTTGATGGAGTAACAGCTCTTTCTGGAAGTGGTCCAGCATTTATTTTTCTTATGATAGAGGCATTATCTGATGGAGGAGTAAAGGTTGGACTTCCAAGAGAGGTTGCACTTAAATTAGCAATTGAAACCATAATTGGTTCTGCTATTATGGTAAAGTTAGGGGAACATCCAGAAGTTTTAAAGGATAAAGTTACGTCACCTGCAGGTACCACAATTGCGGGACTTTCAGCTCTTGAAGAAAATAGAACTCGCTATGCTTTTATGAAAGCAATAGAAGAGGCTTACAAAAGATCTATTGAAATTACAAAGCTAATAAAAGAGATGTAA
- the ftsZ gene encoding cell division protein FtsZ, whose product MFDIADETFQGPVIKVIGVGGGGGNAVARMFERGIEGVDFVAVNTDVQVLSKLQVPIKVQIGEKLTKGLGAGGKPEIGEQSALEDEPKIREILEGSDMVFITAGMGGGTGTGAAPIVAKIAKDMGILTVGVVTRPFDFEGRKRHEFAEAGIRRLKEFVDTLMVVPNQKLITVAPKGLSIIEAFKLADNVLYQAVKGITEVITKPGLINLDFADVKSVMRSGGYALMGTGEASGEDRALTAARKAIDNPLLENVQVEGASKILVNITGGLDLTLDEAYAAAGLIKERAKRDDTNFYFGVSIDESLEGSIEVTVIATGFDEKGRPIRFSSTGFTERSSTSSIATPFSSQETVEDLDIDISKLLESLKEEE is encoded by the coding sequence ATGTTTGATATAGCAGATGAGACCTTTCAAGGTCCAGTAATAAAGGTTATAGGCGTCGGAGGCGGTGGAGGAAACGCCGTTGCAAGAATGTTCGAAAGAGGAATTGAAGGTGTAGATTTTGTAGCAGTAAATACAGATGTTCAGGTTCTTTCTAAGCTACAAGTACCTATAAAGGTTCAAATTGGAGAAAAACTTACAAAAGGTTTAGGAGCTGGTGGAAAGCCAGAAATTGGGGAGCAATCGGCTCTTGAAGATGAACCAAAGATAAGAGAAATTCTTGAAGGTTCAGACATGGTTTTTATTACAGCAGGAATGGGCGGTGGAACAGGAACAGGTGCAGCTCCAATAGTTGCAAAGATTGCAAAAGATATGGGAATATTGACAGTAGGAGTAGTAACAAGGCCTTTTGACTTTGAAGGGAGAAAGAGACACGAGTTTGCAGAAGCTGGAATTAGAAGGCTAAAGGAATTTGTAGATACTCTTATGGTAGTGCCAAATCAGAAACTTATTACAGTAGCTCCAAAAGGTTTAAGCATAATAGAGGCTTTTAAGCTTGCAGACAATGTTCTTTATCAAGCTGTTAAAGGTATAACAGAGGTTATTACAAAACCTGGACTTATAAATCTTGATTTTGCAGATGTTAAGTCTGTGATGCGCAGTGGTGGTTATGCTCTTATGGGTACAGGTGAAGCAAGTGGAGAAGATAGAGCTCTCACTGCTGCAAGAAAAGCTATTGATAATCCTCTGCTTGAAAATGTTCAGGTTGAAGGTGCAAGCAAGATTTTAGTAAACATTACAGGTGGATTAGACCTTACTCTTGATGAAGCATATGCAGCTGCTGGACTTATCAAGGAAAGAGCTAAGAGGGATGACACTAACTTTTACTTTGGTGTAAGTATAGATGAATCCTTAGAAGGTTCGATAGAAGTTACCGTAATTGCTACAGGTTTTGACGAAAAGGGAAGACCTATAAGATTTTCCAGTACTGGTTTTACTGAAAGGTCTTCTACTTCTTCAATAGCTACTCCTTTTAGTAGTCAAGAAACAGTAGAAGACCTTGATATTGATATATCAAAACTTTTAGAAAGCTTAAAAGAGGAAGAATAA
- a CDS encoding IS607 family transposase: MKAREVMEILRISRSTLRNLRKEGILKAERLPNGHYEFDPESVYKYLLEKSGKSVERKTVIYARVSTPKQKQDLINQIEVAKNFCIARGWKIDGVYKDIASALNFDKRKDFHLLLNEILSYRIAKVVITFKDRLMRTGFNFFENLFKRYGTEIVVINNYTNEKNDTEEIIEEIITLLHSFSMKFYSNRRKIRKVLEDAIK; this comes from the coding sequence ATGAAAGCAAGGGAAGTAATGGAAATACTACGGATTTCAAGGTCAACCCTTAGGAACTTGAGAAAAGAAGGAATTTTGAAAGCTGAAAGACTTCCCAATGGACACTATGAGTTTGACCCTGAAAGTGTTTACAAGTATCTCCTTGAAAAGAGTGGAAAATCAGTAGAAAGGAAAACAGTTATTTACGCAAGAGTGTCAACTCCTAAACAGAAGCAGGATTTAATCAACCAAATAGAAGTAGCAAAAAATTTCTGTATAGCAAGAGGGTGGAAGATAGACGGGGTTTATAAAGATATTGCAAGTGCTTTAAACTTTGACAAGAGAAAAGATTTTCATCTTCTACTTAACGAAATTCTCTCCTACCGCATAGCTAAGGTGGTGATAACGTTTAAGGATAGACTTATGAGAACAGGATTTAACTTTTTTGAGAACCTGTTCAAGCGTTACGGAACGGAAATTGTTGTAATTAACAACTACACCAATGAGAAGAACGACACAGAAGAGATAATTGAAGAGATAATTACCCTTCTACATTCATTTTCAATGAAGTTTTACAGCAACCGAAGGAAAATCAGAAAGGTTTTAGAAGATGCAATCAAATAG
- a CDS encoding AAA family ATPase produces the protein MNRATEAVDILYEDEELAVYGNRLLSAIENFLYQLDEVLPPFIDSDFFIELIDKIRNRLLDGDKNFEKRLLEGKMGVVTVTYELGSLGLDVAKAIGEKLGYRVIFSEILSEAAQRLNVPEWKVEEFNEFEYVSSKLSLFDLFQLDRSFIDFGAILGEKGKERITFEEFREALAKSIVAFAVSNNVVIVGHAAACILKEYPNCLHIKVEAPFEDRAKVYAEKVGISIDEAEKQLKKIDEKEKAFYKDICDADVSKIELFHLKLNTSKLTVEKATEIALKAFELVVEE, from the coding sequence ATGAACAGAGCTACTGAAGCTGTTGATATTCTCTACGAAGATGAGGAATTAGCCGTTTATGGTAATAGACTTCTTTCTGCGATAGAAAATTTTCTTTATCAACTGGATGAAGTTCTTCCTCCTTTCATTGATTCTGATTTCTTTATCGAGTTAATTGATAAAATCAGAAATAGACTCTTAGATGGAGACAAAAACTTTGAAAAAAGATTATTGGAGGGAAAAATGGGAGTAGTTACCGTAACTTATGAACTTGGTTCTTTGGGATTGGATGTAGCAAAAGCTATTGGTGAAAAGTTAGGATACAGAGTTATTTTCAGCGAAATTTTATCTGAAGCAGCACAAAGACTCAACGTTCCAGAATGGAAAGTTGAGGAATTTAACGAATTTGAATATGTTTCTTCAAAACTATCTCTTTTTGACCTTTTCCAGCTTGATAGGAGTTTTATAGATTTTGGAGCTATCTTAGGAGAAAAAGGAAAAGAGAGAATTACTTTTGAAGAGTTTAGAGAAGCTCTTGCAAAGTCTATTGTAGCCTTTGCTGTTTCAAATAATGTCGTAATTGTAGGACACGCGGCAGCTTGTATTCTTAAAGAATATCCAAATTGCCTTCACATAAAAGTAGAAGCTCCGTTTGAGGATAGAGCAAAAGTTTATGCTGAAAAAGTAGGTATCTCTATTGATGAGGCAGAAAAGCAACTAAAGAAAATAGATGAAAAAGAAAAGGCATTTTACAAGGATATCTGTGATGCTGATGTTTCAAAAATTGAACTATTTCATCTTAAGCTGAATACCTCAAAACTTACAGTTGAAAAAGCAACAGAAATAGCACTTAAAGCTTTTGAATTGGTTGTAGAAGAATAA